In Octopus bimaculoides isolate UCB-OBI-ISO-001 chromosome 5, ASM119413v2, whole genome shotgun sequence, a genomic segment contains:
- the LOC106876906 gene encoding cell cycle control protein 50A translates to MAEDSLSSIPLKVRSRISESPPAAIMASLPRTSLNDDKPKSRKPKDTKFKQQRLPAWQPILTAETVLPAFFALGITFIPLGAVLLLTSNHVMEVTADYTNCVSIHSTANTTCSKIINNNSTSNCQCRIEIDLKNNFKAPVYLYYGLTNFYQNHRRYVRSRDDRQLKGDIFPPNDLVRECEPFRLYNKTIGYAPCGAIANSLFNDSFQLEYVNRSRVVPLIKTGIAWDSDKKVKFRNPSEPLNSQYVKPPYWQKSIWDLDPNNTDDDNGYHNEDLIVWMRTAALPTFRKLHRRINHTGIFSDNLPAGRYSVIINYNYPVTSFSGTKRIVLTTMSWLGGKNPFLGITYLVVGCICILLGIVLFFIRFRCGKRSQELNLR, encoded by the exons ATGGCAGAAGACAGTTTGAGTTCAATCCCCTTGAAAGTTCGCTCTCGTATTAGTGAGTCTCCTCCTGCTGCCATCATGGCTTCTCTTCCGCGAACCAGCCTTAATGACGATAAACCCAAAAGTCGTAAACCTAAAG ATACAAAGTTTAAGCAGCAACGTCTCCCTGCATGGCAGCCTATTCTAACAGCAGAAACTGTTCTGCCAGCATTCTTTGCTCTTGGAATCACCTTCATTCCCCTCGGAGCTGTCCTACTGCTGACATCAAACCAC GTGATGGAAGTAACAGCTGACTACACCAACTGTGTTAGTATTCACAGCACCGCCAATACAACCTGCTCtaaaatcatcaacaacaacagtacctcGAACTGTCAGTGTCGTATAGAGATTGATCTCAAAAATAACTTTAAG GCCCCAGTGTACTTGTATTATGGACTGACCAACTTTTATCAGAATCACCGACGCTATGTCCGTTCCCGGGATGACAGGCAGCTAAAGGGTGATATATTCCCACCAAATGATCTCGTCCGAGAATGTGAGCCGTTCCGTCTGTACAACAAAACAATTGGTTATGCACCATGTGGTGCTATAGCTAACAGTTTGTTCAATG ATTCTTTCCAATTGGAATATGTGAACAGATCAAGAGTTGTGCCTCTGATCAAGACTGGGATTGCTTGGGATTCTGATAAGAAAGTGAAATTTCGTAACCCATCAGAGCCAT TGAACTCACAGTATGTTAAGCCTCCCTATTGGCAGAAGAGCATCTGGGACCTGGATCCGAACAAcacagatgatgataatggctaCCACAATGAAGATCTAATTGTGTGGATGCGCACTGCAGCATTACCGACATTCCGTAAACTTCACCGCCGTATTAACCATACTGGTATATTTTCGGATAATCTACCGGCTGGTAGATATTCGGTAATAATCAACTACA ATTATCCTGTGACCAGTTTCAGTGGCACCAAACGTATTGTGTTGACTACAATGTCATGGCTGGGAGGCAAGAATCCTTTTCTGGGCATCACTTACCTGGTTGTTGGCTGCATCTGTATCCTCCTAGGAATCGTTCTGTTTTTCATTCGTTTCAGATGTGGAAAGAG aTCTCAAGAATTGAACCTACGATGA
- the LOC106876908 gene encoding EKC/KEOPS complex subunit TPRKB, which yields MAETNVPAVPASDAGDISSNVVTINIQGGGHVTFALYNNVGNMKEVRQSVMNGEIEAALLKTSMIHDPFQVLTAAHKALHHRRTKKMITKNIHSEILYCLSPLKGISDSFRKFGVGDKDNTLFTAIVDDVNHTVLTQMNTKIKGDLVSVSLLPQFSDETEIKKMYKVTADELNIGNLVDAVVSRIAVKEIIAV from the exons ATGGCTGAGACGAATGTTCCGGCTGTTCCAGCATCTGATGCTGGTGATATCTCATCGAATGTGGTCACTATCAACATACAAGGAGGAGGTCATGTTACATTTGCACTGTATAACAACGTTGGTAATATGAAAGAAGTACGACAGTCTGTGATGAACGGAGAAATTGAAGCTGCGCTCTTAAAGACGTCTATG attCACGACCCATTCCAAGTCCTCACAGCCGCACACAAGGCTCTTCATCACAGACGTACTAAGAAGATGATTACCAAAAACATTCATTCTGAGATACTGTATTGCCTGTCTCCTTTGAAAGGG atttctGATTCCTTCCGTAAGTTTGGTGTTGGTGACAAAGACAATACATTATTCACAGCCATCGTTGATGATGTCAACCACACTGTCCTGACACAGATGAACACAAAGATCAAAGGGGACTTAGTCTCGGTCTCCTTGCTTCCTCAATTCTCTgatgaaacagaaataaagaag ATGTACAAAGTTACGGCTGACGAATTAAACATTGGTAACCTTGTCGATGCTGTTGTCTCTAGAATTGCTGTTAAAGAAATCATTGCAGTCTGA